GTCGATGCCCAGCGTCTCGAAATGCTCGCGGTACGGGCCGAAGTCCTGGCCCACCGTGCCCATCGGGATCGGGTCGCCGCCCAGCAGGTGCAGGTTGTAGGCGATGTTGCCGGCGCAGCCGCCGAACTCGCGGCGCATCCGCGGCACCAGGAACGACACGTTCAGGATGTGCACCTTGTCCGGCAGGATGTGGTTCTTGAACTGGTCCGGGAACACCATGATGGTGTCGAAAGCGAGGGAACCACAGATCAGTACGGACATCGGGCAGGCCTTGGCGGAGGGATGAGCCCGCATTCAGGCGGGCGACGTGCGGGGTCGCCGCGGCGCAAAGGGTAACGGCTGCGGCCGGGCAGGGCCAGAACCACGATGCGCGGCGGTCCGGCCGCCGCGCGCAAGGCGCGGTTTTAGCGAGAATTTTCCTTGCCCGCACCCAGGTGGGTTGCTAGGCTAGCGGACTTCGTTTTCTGCCCATTTTTTCGCCATTCGGCGACGGCACGCGCCTCCCAGGACCCAATCCCCCGATGTTCAAGAAACTCCGCGGCATGTTCTCCAACGACCTGTCCATCGACCTGGGCACGGCCAACACCCTCATCTACGTGCGTGGCCAGGGCATCGTGCTGAACGAGCCGTCGGTGGTGGCGGTGCGCCAGGACCGCGCGATCGGCGGCACCCGTTCGGTGGCCGCGGTCGGCGCCGAGGCCAAGCAGATGCTCGGCCGCACCCCGGGCCACATCACCACCATCCGCCCGATGAAGGACGGCGTCATCGCCGACTTCACCTACACCGAGGCGATGCTGAAGCACTTCATCAAGAAGGTGCACAAGTCGCGCTTCCTGCGCCCGAGCCCGCGCGTGCTGGTGTGCGTGCCGGCCGGTTCGACCCAGGTCGAGCGCCGCGCGATCAAGGAATCGGCCGAGGAGGCCGGCGCGCGCGACGTGTACCTGATCGAGGAACCGATGGCCGCGGCGATCGGCGCCGGCATGCCGGTCACCGAGGCGCGCGGCTCGATGGTCATCGACATCGGCGGCGGCACCACCGAGGTGGCGGTGATCTCGCTGAACGGCATCGTCTACTCGCAGTCGGTGCGCATCGGCGGCGACCGCTTCGACGAGTCGATCACCAACTACGTGCGCCGCAACCACGGCATGCTGATCGGCGAGGCCACCGCCGAGCGGATCAAGCTGGAGATCGGCTGCGCCTACCCGCAGTCGGAAGTGCAGGAAATGGAGATCTCCGGCCGCAACCTCGCCGAGGGCGTGCCGAAGATGATCAAGATCAACTCCAACGAGGTGCTGGAGGCGCTGCACGAGCCGCTGTCGGGCATCGTCTCGGCGGTCAAGCTGGCGCTGGAGCAGACCCCGCCGGAACTGTGCGCCGACGTCGCCGAGCGCGGCATCGTGCTGACCGGCGGCGGCGCGCTGCTGCGCGACCTGGACCGGCTGATTTCCGAGGAGACCGGCCTGCACGTGCAGGTCGCCGACGACCCGCTGACCTGCGTGGCCCGCGGCGGCGGCCGCGCGCTGGAGCTGGTGGACATGCACGGCAACGAGTTCTTCGCGCCGGAGTGATCGTGAAGCCGGGAATGGGGAGTGGGGAATGGGCAATCGAACGGCCCCTCCGCACAGACATTGCCGGCTCCGCAGCCGCTACCTTGCCTGCGCCCCGGCCTGATCAAGCCGGGGATGCGCTGTTGCTTTCCGGTTCCCCCTTCCCGATTCCCCAATCCCGGCTTTAACTGTGCCTCCCTACGCCGGTCCTCCCGTCACTGCCCGCCCGGGCGAAGCCGCCAGCACGCCGCGCCTGCTGGCGTACCTGGCCCTGGCGGTGGTGCTGATCGTGCTCGACGCGCAGGCCGGCTGGCTGGCCCAGCTGCGCAGCCAGACCAACCTGCTGGTGCAGCCGCTGTGGGCGCTGGCCGGGCTGCCCGGCCGGCTCGGCTCGCAGGTGCAGGAGAACGCCGCCAGCCATGCGCAGCTGGTCAGGGAGAACCGCGCGCTGCGCAACGAGCTGCTGATCGCCAAGGCGCGCCTGACCCGGCTGCAGACCGCGGCGCTGGACAACGCGCAGCTGCGCGAGCTGCTCGGCGTGGCCGAGCGCCGCGGCCTGGACGTGCAGCTGGCGCCGATCCTGGACATCGACCTGGACCCGACCCGGCAGCGCCTGGTGCTCGACGCCGGCAGCCGCGACGGCGTGCATGTCGGCCAGGCGGTGATCGACGCCGGCGGCCTGATGGGCCAGGTGATCGAGGTGACCCCGCTGCATTCCACCGTGCTGCTGCTGACCGACCCCGACCATGCGGTGCCGGTGACCGTGGCGCGCAACGGCGTGCGCCTGATCGTCTACGGCCGCGGCGATACCCTGCAGCTGCGCGACGTGCCGCTCAGCGCCGGGGTCGAGGTGGGCGACGAGATCGTCACCTCCGGCCTGGGCGGCCGCTTCCCGGCCGGCTTCCCGGTCGGCACCGTCTCGGCGCTGCGCCCGGACGACACCCACGCCTTCCTGGTCGGCGACCTGAAGCCGGCGGCGAAGCTGGACCGGGGGCGGGATGTGTTGCTGCTGCGACCTTCGGTCGCCGCAGCGGGATTGGGGATTGGGGATTCGGGATCGGGTAAAAGCGGCGCCAGCGGTGGCGGTGGCAATGCCCATGGGCCATCCACGGCGTCCGCCGCGCCCGAACAGCCGGCGTCCCACCCGAGCCCCAATCCCCAATCCCCGATCCCGGCCTCTCCGCGATCGGCCGCCTCCCAGCCTTCCGCGCGCCCCGCGACTGCTCCCGCGGCGTCCACCGCGCCCGCCGCCCCCCAACAGCCGGTGCCTTCCCCAATCCCCACTCCCGACTCCCCAATCCCGGCGTCTCCGCAGGAGACGCAGCAATGAGCCGCCCCCGCAGCAAAGGCTGGGTGCTGCCGGTCAGCGTGATCCTGGCGCTGGTGCTGGGCTTGCTGCCGTTGCCGCTGGTGCTGCAGCCGCTGCGCCCGTATTTCCTGGCGCTGGTGGTGGCGTACTGGGTGATCGAGACGCCGGACAAGGTCGGGCTGGGCTTCGCCTTCGCCATCGGCGTGGTCGCCGACCTGCTGTACGGCGGGGTGCTCGGCGAGCAGGCGCTGCGGCTGGTGATCCTGGGCTTCATCCTGCAGCGCTTCCGCGCGCGCATCCGCTTCTTCCCGATGTCGCAGCAGGCCTTGTCGATCGGCGGGCTGCTCGTCAACGACCGCATCGTCGCCGCTGCCGTGCACCTGGCGGTGGGCGAGCCGCCGCTGCCGTGGAACTACTGGTGGGCGCCGCTGCTGGGCATGGCGCTGTGGCCGCCGCTGTTCGTGCTGCTGGACGCGCTGCGGCTGGGCCGGCGGAGCAAGTAGCGTGGCCCTGACCACCCGCCGCACGCACAAGAACCCGCACGCCGAGGCCGAGCAGTTCCGGCGCCGCGCGGCGCTGGGCTTCCTCGGCGTGCTGGTCGCGCTGGTCGCGCTGGGCGCCTGGTACTTCAAGCTGCAGGTGCTGGACCACGACATCTACGCCACGCGCTCGGACGCCAACCGGATCAAGCCGCGGCCGGTGGTGCCCGGGCGCGGCATGATCTACGACCGCAACGGCCGCCTGCTGGCCGAGAACGTGCCCGCGTTCCGGCTCGACGTGACCCCTGACAAGGTCGCCGACATGGACGCGCTGCTGGCCGAGCTGGGCAAGGTCATCGCGCTGGCGCCGGAGGACATCGAACGCTTCCAGGCCGCGCGCAAGGCCAGCCGCAGCTTCCGCCCGATCACCCTGAAGCTGCGGGTCAGCGAGGAGGAGCGCGCGCGCTTCGCGGTGGACCGCTGGCGCTTCCCGGGCGTGGAACTGGAACCGTACCTGACCCGCCACTATCCCTACGGCGAGCTGTTCGCGCACGTCATCGGCTACGTCGGCCGCATCGACGAGAAGGACCTGGAGACGCTGGGCGAGGGCAACGCGGCGTTGACCCACATCGGCAAGTCCGGGCTGGAACGCTATTACGAAGAGGCGCTGCGCGGCAAGGTCGGCTACGAGCAGGTCGAGACCAACGTGCAGGGCCGCGCGATCCGCACCGTGGGCCGGGTGCCGGCGCAATCGGGCGCCGACCTGCGCCTGTCCATCGACGCCGACCTGCAGCGCGCGATGGTCGCCGCGTTCGGCGAGTACCAGGGCTCGGCGGTGGCGATCGACCCGCGCACCGGCGAGATCCTGGCGATGGTCAGCCTGCCGTCCTACGACCCCAACCTGTTCGTCAACGGCATCTCGCATGCCGATTTCCAGGCGCTCAACGGCGACCTGTCGCGGCCGCAGTTCAACCGGCTGGTGCTGGGCGGGGTGGCGCCCGGCTCGACCATCAAGCCGTTCATGGGCCTGGCCGGGCTGGACAGCGGCACGCGCCGCCCGGAGGACAAGATCCTGTCCACCGGCATGTTCTACCTGCCCGGGGTCAGCCGCGGCTGGGGCGACTCGCACCGCGGCGGGCACGGCTGGACCGACCTGCGCAAGTCGATCTCGCAGTCGGTCAACACGTACTACTACAAGCTGGCCATCGACATGGGCATCGGCAAGGTCGACCAGTACATGTCGCGCTACGGCTTCGGCGCGCCCACCGGCATCGACCTGATCGGCGAGAGCGGCGGCATCGTGCCGTCGCCGGCGTACAAGGCGAAAAGCCGCAAGGAGGCGTGGTACCCGGGCGACACGGTCAACATCGCCATCGGCCAGGGCGACTGGAAGGTGACCCCGCTGCAGCTGGTGCGCGCGGTGGCGGGCATCGCCGACGGCCAGCTGCGCACGCCGCACCTGGTGATGGCGCGGCGCGGCGCCTTCGACCAGCCGTGGACGCCGGTGCCGCTCGGCCCGGGCAAGCCGATCAGCGACAATCCCGGCAACCTGCAGGCGGTGCGCGAAGGCATGATGGACACCATGCGCCCGGGCGGCAGCGGCCATGCGATCGCGGTCAGCGCGCCGTACCAGATGGCCGGCAAGACCGGCACCGCGCAGGTGGTCAGCCGCAAGGGCACCGCCGCGGTGGATCCGCGCAGCCTGCCGATGCACCTGCGCCACCGCTCGCTGTTCGAAGGCTTCGCCCCGGCCGAGCAGCCGACCATCGCGCTGGCGATCGCGGTGGAGGGCGGCGGCTACGGCGCCAGCACCGCCGCGCCGATCGCGCGCAAGATCTTCGATGCCTGGCTGCTCGGCCGCCTGCCCGCCGGCATCGAGCCGCTGGACAGCCTGCGCGGCGCCACCGCGTTCGGCAGCCAGCTGTACTACGCCGAGGACCCGGGCTCGCGCGCCGCCGCCGACGCGGTGGCGCTGGCCGCCGGCGAGCTGCCGGTGCTGGTCGGCCCGGTCGCGGTGGATGCGGCCAGCGTGCCGTCGCCGGCCGCGCCGCCGCCGATCCCCGACGAGATCCCGGACGAACGATGAAGGACTTCCTGCGCTGGCTGGCCGATCTCGGCGGCCGTTTCGCCCGCACCCTGGACTGGCCGCTGTGCCTGGCCCTGGGCGCGCTGATGGTGATCGGCCTGGCGGTGCTCAAGAGCGCCGGCGGCCAGACCGGCGGCAACCACCTGATGCTGGCGCAGGGCATCCGCTTCGCGATCGGCGCGGCGGCGATGTGGGGCCTGTCGCGGGTCTCGGCGCTGCGCCTGCGCGCCTGGACGCCGCTGATCTACGCGCTGTCGATGCTGCCGCTGCTGGCGGTGTTCGCGCTGGGCACCGGCAAGTACGGCCGGCAGTGGCTGGACCTGAAGGTGTTCTACCTGCAGCCGGCCGAGTTGCTGAAGATCAGCATGCCGATGATGGTGGCCTGGTACCTGCACCGCATGCCGCTGCCGCCGCGCGTGCCCACGGTGCTGGTCAGCGCGGTGATCATCGGCCTGCCGACCGCGCTGATCATGCTGCAGCCGGATTTCGGCACCGGCGTGCTGATCGCCGCCAGCGGCGCCTTCGTGCTGCTGCTGGCGGGGCTGCCGTGGTGGTGGGTGGGCATCGCGGTCGGCGGCGTCGCCGCGGCCGCGCCGGTGGCCTGGCTGTGGCTGCTGCGGCCGTACCAGAAGGACCGGATCATGATGTTCCTCAATCCGGAGAACGATGCGCTCGGCGCCGGCTGGAACATCATCCAGTCCAAGATCGCGATCGGCTCCGGCGGCCTGCACGGCAAGGGCTGGGGGCTGGGCTCGCAGTCGCACCTGAACTTCATTCCCGAGCAGACCACCGACTTCGCGTTCTCGGTGCTCAGCGAGGAATTCGGCTGGATCGGCGTGGCCACGGTGCTGACCCTGTACCTGGTGGTGATCGGGCGCTGCCTGTGGATCGCGGTGCAGGCGCGCGACACGTACTCGCGGTTGCTCGCCGGCGCCACCGGGCTGTCGTTCTTCGTCTACGTGCTGGTCAACGGCGGCATGATCTCCGGGCTGTTGCCGGTGGTCGGCGTGCCGATGCCGCTGATGAGCTACGGCGGCACCTCGGCGGTGTCGCTGCTGGCCGGGCTGGGCCTGGTGATGGCGGTCAAGGCGCACCGCCCGGTGCACGGCTACTAGTCTTCGCGCGCGGCTGTCCGCGTGCGCGCGTGCGTGGCGCGGTTGCCTGCGACCGCAGGTGTCGGCAGCCGGCGCGCGCTGGCTTAACCGCGAGCAAGCGCGGACGTGGCACCCGATTGCGGCGTATGTCGGCGCTGCGCACAATCCGCACCGATGCCACGCCGCGGTGCCGCTCGTTTCGGTCCGCCGCGCGCGCAGGACCCGTTCCGGGTGAGCCATGCGCGCGTCGACGCCGCCTGGCGCCCGCGTCCACCGAGGGAGCCTCGCGCAACGTCGATCCGGGCCTGGCCCGTGTCGTCCACCTGCGTCCGCCCGTTTGCGGCAGTCCCTTTCTTCTCTTGCTGGTTCCTGTCCGCTCGGCCGTGCCGGCATGGATGCGTGTTGATGAAATTCCCGCGATCGTGGTTGCTGGCGTGCCTGCTGCTGGGTCTGCTCGGCTATGGCGTGGCGCATGTCTATTTCGCGCCGGGCATCGTGCATTGCTGCGGCTACGGCCGCGTGGCGCTGACCCAGCCGCCGGGGCCGGTGCGGGGCATGGTGATCCTGCTCGCCAGCGGCACGCCGGCGCAGCGGCGGGCGGCGGCCGCGCGCATCGCCGCCACCGGCGCGCTGGTGGCGGCGGTCGACGGCGATCGCTACCAGGCGCGGCTGCAGCGCGCCGGCCGCGGTTGCGGCCACGCCTGGCACGATGCCGAGCAACTGAGCCGGCGCCTGCAGCGCGACCTGCGCGGCGAGCGCTATTTCCTGCCGATGCTGGCCGGGACCGGCGCCGGCGCGACCGTGGCCGAACGCATCGTCGGCGATGCACCGGCTGCGACCCTGGGCGGCGCGATCGGCGTCGCACCGGCGCCGAGCGAGGTCTGCGCCGGCACCGCGCGCGCCGTCGCCGCGCAGGGCTTCGTCGATATCGCGGCGGCACCGGCGGACTCTGCGCCGGACACGGCGCTGGCCGCCCGCGTGGCCGCGCACCTGCACGCGCCGGCCAGCGGCGGCGCGCTCGACGACCTGCCGCTGACCGAACTGCCGGTGCGCACGCCGGGCGCGCCGCTGGCGATCGTGCTGTCCGGCGACGGCGGCTGGCGCGATATCGACAAGGGCATGGCCGAGGCCCTGCAGCATCGCGGCATCGCCGTGGTGGGCTGGGACAGCCTGCGCTATTTCTGGCATGCCAAGCCGCCGGCGCAGTCCAGCGCCGACCTGGGGCGGGTCATCGCCTACTACCGGCAGCGCTGGCATCCGCAGAAGATCCTGCTGGTCGGCTATTCCTTCGGCGCCACCGCGATGCCGTTCATGTACAACCGGCTGCCGCCGGCGCAGCGCGCGCAGGTCGGGCTGCTGGCGCTGTTCGGCGTCGACCACAAGGCCGATTTCCAGATCCGCGTGCGCAACTGGCTGAACCTGGGCGATGCCGACGACGCCGAACCGGTGCTGCCGGAGATCGCGCGCATCGCGCCATCGCAGCTGCTGTGCGTCTACGGCGACCAGGAGAAGGACACGGTGTGCCCGGAACTGCGCGAGCGCGGCGTGCAGCTCGTCGCGCTGCACGGCGGCCACCATTTCGACCAGCGCCCGGCCGGCTTGGCGACGATCGTCGAGACGCGCTGGCGGCAGCTCGCGGAGGAGGCACACGGCCCGATCGTCGCGCTCGACGCCGGGCGTTCCCGCGCGGCCGCGGTGCAGCCGGCGCCGCTGCGCACGTCGAGCGGGGCGCTTTCGCGCTGATATCCGGCGCGGGCCGGTGCGGCGCCGGGCTGGACGGTGGCTTGCCGGCAGGGGCGGTCGTGGCGGCGCGCGATGCAGCGCGTGCCGCAGCGCCCATGTCTGCCCGGTCCGTCGTTTCCGGTGGTTGCGGGTAGCCATCGGCCTGCCGCCGAGAAACGCCGCGCTGGCCAGAGCGGCGTACGGGACGGCCGTGCACCACGTTTGCCAACCCACGGAGCACACGGTGGACATTGCCCGCGGCCAACGCAACGCCCGCGGCCTTGCGGTGCGACGGGGGAATGCCACCGGCACTGCCCGCGCCGCGCCGCCGCTGGCCGCCGGGATCAGCGCGGCATGAATACGCCAGTGCGCTTGACTCCAGGCAAAGTTCTTTTGTTTCATGGCGTTATTGGTGGAAATTCATCTGGACTCTGTTAACCTGCCGGCATGATTCGACGCTCGCTGATTTGCCTGATCACGCTTGGCCTGGTCGCATGCGCGACCCAGCCCAAGGCTCCGACGCCGCCGCCGCAGGCCAATGCATTGCCGCAGTCGGCGCCGCCGCCGGCGACCCCGGTGCTGCCCGCCGGCACGGCGCCCGAGGCGGCGCCCGCGCCGCCGGTCGACCTGACCCCGGTGCCGTTCGAGATCGCGCGCGCCAACTTCATCCGCGACACCGCGGCCAAGTACGGGCTGGACCCGGCGCAGATCGAGGCGACGCTGGCGCAGGCGCAGTTCAAGGATCCGATCGTGGCGGCGATGTCGCGCCCGGCCGAGCGGGTCAAGCCGTGGAACGAATACCGGCCGATGTTCATCAGCCAGGCGCGGATCGACGGCGGCCGCGCGTTCCTGGCCACGCACCGCGACGAGCTGATGCGGGTGCAGGCGCGCACCGGCGTGCCGGCCGAGATCATCGTCGCGATCATCGGCGTGGAGACCAGCTACGGCAAGAACGCCGGCAGCTACCGCGTGCTCGATGCGCTGTACACGCTGGCGTTCCGCTATCCGCGCAGCGGCGATCCGGCCAAGCTCGAACGCGAGGTGCGCCGCGAACTGTTCTTCCGCGACGAACTCGGCCAGCTGTTCGCGCTCGGCCGCGAAGAGAACCTGGACGTCACCAAGCTGATCGGCAGCTACGCCGGCGCGATGGGCCTGGGCCAGTTCATGCCGTCCAGCTACCGCCAGTTCGCGGTCGACGGCGATGGCGACGGCAAGCGCAACCTGTTCACCGACTACGACGACGCGTTCTCCTCGATCGCCAACTACTTCGTCAAGAAGGGCGGCTGGGTGCGCGACGGCCTGGTCGCGGTGCCGGCCACGCTGCGCCCCGGCGCCGAGGAATTCAATCCCACCGACTGGACCCCGAACCATTCGCTGGCCGACCTGGCCGCGCGCGGCTACCAGCCCAGCGCGCCGGTCCCGGCCGGCGCCACCGCCACGCCGATCGCGCTCGACGACGGCAGCGCCGGCAAGCAGTACTGGCTGGGCTTCCAGAACTACTACGCGATCACCCGTTACAACATTTCCAAGATGTACGCGATGGCCGTGTACCAGTTGTCCCAGGCCATCGCCGGCAAGGAGTTACCCCCGGCATGAACCCGAACGCGCTGCTCCGGATCGCCCCCGTCGTCGCACTGCTGGCGCTGGCCGCCTGCAGCAGCGCCCCGAAGAAGACCACCGGCGCCGCGGCCGCAGCGCCCGGGGTCAAGGTGGAAGGCCGCGGGCCGGCGCACGTCGCCACCGGCTGCCCGTCCACCTCGCCGTACGCACCGGCCAAGGAGGACCCGTCCACGCGCGGCAACTACACCGCCGGCGGCCTGTACGCGCCGGGGGTCAGCGACAGCACGCCCGACTACGTGCCCAACGTCGCCTGCATCCCCGAGCCGCTGGTCACCGACGAGCCGCGCTCGGCGATCGGCAACCGCTCGCCGTACATGGTGCTGGGCCGCGAATACAGGATCATCGACGACCCGCACCGCTACGTCGAACGCGGCACCGCCTCGTACTACGGCAGCAAGTTCCACGGCCGGCTGACCTCCAACCGCGAGGTCTACGACATGTACGCGTTCACCGCCGCGCACAAGACCCTGCCGCTGCCGAGCTTCGCCCTGGTCACCAACCTGGACAACGGCGAATCGGTGGTGGTGCGGGTCAACGACCGCGGCCCGTTTCACGACGACCGGGTCATCGACCTGAGCTATGCGGCGGCGGTCAAGCTCGGCATCACCGGCAAGGGCACCGGCCGGGTCGAAGTGCGCGGGCTGACCCCGGCCGACAACGGCAACCTGCTCGCCGCGCGCCGTGCCGGCAAGCAGGTCGCGACCGGCACCATGCTGGCCAGCGCGGCGCCGGGCGCCGGCACCGCCGCGCCGTCCGCCGCGGCGCGCCGCGCCACCGACATGGACAACCTGGTCAAGGCACTGCCGGCCAAGTCGGCCGCCGTCGCCGCGGCCAAGGCGCCGGCGCGCAGCGCGGCGGCGGCCGCGCCCACCGCTACCAGTGCCGCCGCGACCGCGGCGGCCTTGCCGGAAGGCGAGCGCTGGCGCTACCGCGTGCAGGCCGATGCCGACACCGCGGCCAATGCCGACCATTTCGACGACTGGATGAAATCGCGCGGCGTGCGCGTGGCCACCGGCAAGCCGGCCAAGCTCGACACGCCGGCCAAGGCCGGAGCGAGCGTGGCCGCTGCGCCGCCGCGGCGCGCCACCGCGACGGCTGCGCCAGCTCCCAGCGTTGCGGCAGCCGTGACACCGGCCCCGGCCGCGCCGGCACCGCGCGCGCTCGCCGACAACGCAGGCGCGCGCGGCCCGCTCGGCATCCTGCTGCAGGTGGCCAGTTTCGCCAGCCGCGAGAACGCCAACCGCGCGCTGTCGCAGCTGGCCTCGGCCGGCATCGCCGGCGCCAGCGTCAGCGACATCGTCTCCGGCGGGCGCACGCTGTGGCGGCTGCGGGTCGCGGCCGAGGACCATGGCCGCGCCGCGGAACTGGCCAGCCGCATCGCCGGCCTCGGTTTCGGGCGTCCGCAGATCGTCAAGGACTGAGCGCGCGCGGATCGCACGCCACGCCGAGGCGTGCGCAGCGCTCGCTCGGTGTTTACCCGGCGCTCGGCCGCCGATCGCTTAACGCCGGCTCCTGCCTGCGCCGCCGCCGCGCCTGGCCAGGCGCCGGCTGGCCCTACAATGCCTCGTTTACCATCGGCCCTCGGGCCCGCCAGGAGTCGTGTTAGATGAAATTCCGCTTCGCCGTCGCCGCCGTGGCCACCTTCGCCGTGGGCCTGGTTTCCGCGCAGACCCCC
The Xanthomonas sp. AM6 DNA segment above includes these coding regions:
- a CDS encoding AcvB/VirJ family lysyl-phosphatidylglycerol hydrolase; translated protein: MKFPRSWLLACLLLGLLGYGVAHVYFAPGIVHCCGYGRVALTQPPGPVRGMVILLASGTPAQRRAAAARIAATGALVAAVDGDRYQARLQRAGRGCGHAWHDAEQLSRRLQRDLRGERYFLPMLAGTGAGATVAERIVGDAPAATLGGAIGVAPAPSEVCAGTARAVAAQGFVDIAAAPADSAPDTALAARVAAHLHAPASGGALDDLPLTELPVRTPGAPLAIVLSGDGGWRDIDKGMAEALQHRGIAVVGWDSLRYFWHAKPPAQSSADLGRVIAYYRQRWHPQKILLVGYSFGATAMPFMYNRLPPAQRAQVGLLALFGVDHKADFQIRVRNWLNLGDADDAEPVLPEIARIAPSQLLCVYGDQEKDTVCPELRERGVQLVALHGGHHFDQRPAGLATIVETRWRQLAEEAHGPIVALDAGRSRAAAVQPAPLRTSSGALSR
- the mrdA gene encoding penicillin-binding protein 2, whose amino-acid sequence is MALTTRRTHKNPHAEAEQFRRRAALGFLGVLVALVALGAWYFKLQVLDHDIYATRSDANRIKPRPVVPGRGMIYDRNGRLLAENVPAFRLDVTPDKVADMDALLAELGKVIALAPEDIERFQAARKASRSFRPITLKLRVSEEERARFAVDRWRFPGVELEPYLTRHYPYGELFAHVIGYVGRIDEKDLETLGEGNAALTHIGKSGLERYYEEALRGKVGYEQVETNVQGRAIRTVGRVPAQSGADLRLSIDADLQRAMVAAFGEYQGSAVAIDPRTGEILAMVSLPSYDPNLFVNGISHADFQALNGDLSRPQFNRLVLGGVAPGSTIKPFMGLAGLDSGTRRPEDKILSTGMFYLPGVSRGWGDSHRGGHGWTDLRKSISQSVNTYYYKLAIDMGIGKVDQYMSRYGFGAPTGIDLIGESGGIVPSPAYKAKSRKEAWYPGDTVNIAIGQGDWKVTPLQLVRAVAGIADGQLRTPHLVMARRGAFDQPWTPVPLGPGKPISDNPGNLQAVREGMMDTMRPGGSGHAIAVSAPYQMAGKTGTAQVVSRKGTAAVDPRSLPMHLRHRSLFEGFAPAEQPTIALAIAVEGGGYGASTAAPIARKIFDAWLLGRLPAGIEPLDSLRGATAFGSQLYYAEDPGSRAAADAVALAAGELPVLVGPVAVDAASVPSPAAPPPIPDEIPDER
- the mreC gene encoding rod shape-determining protein MreC produces the protein MPPYAGPPVTARPGEAASTPRLLAYLALAVVLIVLDAQAGWLAQLRSQTNLLVQPLWALAGLPGRLGSQVQENAASHAQLVRENRALRNELLIAKARLTRLQTAALDNAQLRELLGVAERRGLDVQLAPILDIDLDPTRQRLVLDAGSRDGVHVGQAVIDAGGLMGQVIEVTPLHSTVLLLTDPDHAVPVTVARNGVRLIVYGRGDTLQLRDVPLSAGVEVGDEIVTSGLGGRFPAGFPVGTVSALRPDDTHAFLVGDLKPAAKLDRGRDVLLLRPSVAAAGLGIGDSGSGKSGASGGGGNAHGPSTASAAPEQPASHPSPNPQSPIPASPRSAASQPSARPATAPAASTAPAAPQQPVPSPIPTPDSPIPASPQETQQ
- the rodA gene encoding rod shape-determining protein RodA yields the protein MKDFLRWLADLGGRFARTLDWPLCLALGALMVIGLAVLKSAGGQTGGNHLMLAQGIRFAIGAAAMWGLSRVSALRLRAWTPLIYALSMLPLLAVFALGTGKYGRQWLDLKVFYLQPAELLKISMPMMVAWYLHRMPLPPRVPTVLVSAVIIGLPTALIMLQPDFGTGVLIAASGAFVLLLAGLPWWWVGIAVGGVAAAAPVAWLWLLRPYQKDRIMMFLNPENDALGAGWNIIQSKIAIGSGGLHGKGWGLGSQSHLNFIPEQTTDFAFSVLSEEFGWIGVATVLTLYLVVIGRCLWIAVQARDTYSRLLAGATGLSFFVYVLVNGGMISGLLPVVGVPMPLMSYGGTSAVSLLAGLGLVMAVKAHRPVHGY
- a CDS encoding septal ring lytic transglycosylase RlpA family protein — encoded protein: MNPNALLRIAPVVALLALAACSSAPKKTTGAAAAAPGVKVEGRGPAHVATGCPSTSPYAPAKEDPSTRGNYTAGGLYAPGVSDSTPDYVPNVACIPEPLVTDEPRSAIGNRSPYMVLGREYRIIDDPHRYVERGTASYYGSKFHGRLTSNREVYDMYAFTAAHKTLPLPSFALVTNLDNGESVVVRVNDRGPFHDDRVIDLSYAAAVKLGITGKGTGRVEVRGLTPADNGNLLAARRAGKQVATGTMLASAAPGAGTAAPSAAARRATDMDNLVKALPAKSAAVAAAKAPARSAAAAAPTATSAAATAAALPEGERWRYRVQADADTAANADHFDDWMKSRGVRVATGKPAKLDTPAKAGASVAAAPPRRATATAAPAPSVAAAVTPAPAAPAPRALADNAGARGPLGILLQVASFASRENANRALSQLASAGIAGASVSDIVSGGRTLWRLRVAAEDHGRAAELASRIAGLGFGRPQIVKD
- the mltB gene encoding lytic murein transglycosylase B, with the protein product MIRRSLICLITLGLVACATQPKAPTPPPQANALPQSAPPPATPVLPAGTAPEAAPAPPVDLTPVPFEIARANFIRDTAAKYGLDPAQIEATLAQAQFKDPIVAAMSRPAERVKPWNEYRPMFISQARIDGGRAFLATHRDELMRVQARTGVPAEIIVAIIGVETSYGKNAGSYRVLDALYTLAFRYPRSGDPAKLEREVRRELFFRDELGQLFALGREENLDVTKLIGSYAGAMGLGQFMPSSYRQFAVDGDGDGKRNLFTDYDDAFSSIANYFVKKGGWVRDGLVAVPATLRPGAEEFNPTDWTPNHSLADLAARGYQPSAPVPAGATATPIALDDGSAGKQYWLGFQNYYAITRYNISKMYAMAVYQLSQAIAGKELPPA
- the mreD gene encoding rod shape-determining protein MreD → MSRPRSKGWVLPVSVILALVLGLLPLPLVLQPLRPYFLALVVAYWVIETPDKVGLGFAFAIGVVADLLYGGVLGEQALRLVILGFILQRFRARIRFFPMSQQALSIGGLLVNDRIVAAAVHLAVGEPPLPWNYWWAPLLGMALWPPLFVLLDALRLGRRSK
- a CDS encoding rod shape-determining protein; protein product: MFKKLRGMFSNDLSIDLGTANTLIYVRGQGIVLNEPSVVAVRQDRAIGGTRSVAAVGAEAKQMLGRTPGHITTIRPMKDGVIADFTYTEAMLKHFIKKVHKSRFLRPSPRVLVCVPAGSTQVERRAIKESAEEAGARDVYLIEEPMAAAIGAGMPVTEARGSMVIDIGGGTTEVAVISLNGIVYSQSVRIGGDRFDESITNYVRRNHGMLIGEATAERIKLEIGCAYPQSEVQEMEISGRNLAEGVPKMIKINSNEVLEALHEPLSGIVSAVKLALEQTPPELCADVAERGIVLTGGGALLRDLDRLISEETGLHVQVADDPLTCVARGGGRALELVDMHGNEFFAPE